One window of Brachybacterium ginsengisoli genomic DNA carries:
- a CDS encoding helix-turn-helix domain-containing protein translates to MAISVRLDVLLAERGMSVGDFAAAIGITPANVAVLKNGRARAVRFETLDAICRVLDCTPGDVLVREPEDS, encoded by the coding sequence GTGGCCATCTCCGTCCGGCTGGACGTGCTGCTCGCCGAGCGCGGGATGAGCGTGGGCGATTTCGCCGCGGCCATCGGAATCACCCCCGCCAATGTCGCGGTGCTCAAGAACGGGCGGGCGCGCGCCGTCCGCTTCGAGACCCTCGATGCGATCTGCCGCGTCCTCGACTGCACACCCGGTGACGTCCTCGTGCGGGAGCCCGAGGACAGCTGA
- a CDS encoding DUF2975 domain-containing protein, which produces MTMQTVRRTLIIILEAGLLLALLACVFLQTVVVPTALADEALIDPVVARSQGALTAIGILGIACFEAVLIATGMLLRHSWNDSIFTKRPFLWVDVTIGACLLAAGLSLAAALTDVLAPVTLATTATEGSETGTGLGLLIAGTIGAATGIAGALVVAVMRDLLKRAVTLRQELDEVI; this is translated from the coding sequence ATGACCATGCAGACCGTCCGTCGGACCCTCATCATCATCCTCGAGGCCGGGCTCCTCCTTGCGCTCCTGGCCTGCGTCTTCCTCCAGACCGTCGTCGTGCCGACGGCTCTCGCCGACGAAGCCCTCATCGACCCGGTGGTCGCCCGCTCCCAGGGGGCGCTGACGGCCATCGGGATCCTGGGGATCGCCTGCTTCGAGGCCGTGCTCATCGCGACCGGCATGCTCCTGCGGCACTCCTGGAACGACTCGATCTTCACCAAGCGCCCCTTCCTCTGGGTCGATGTGACCATCGGGGCGTGCCTCCTCGCGGCGGGGCTCAGCCTCGCCGCAGCACTCACCGACGTCCTCGCCCCGGTCACCCTGGCGACCACCGCCACCGAGGGCTCGGAGACGGGCACCGGCCTGGGCCTGCTCATCGCCGGCACGATCGGCGCCGCGACGGGCATCGCCGGCGCACTGGTCGTCGCCGTGATGCGGGACCTCCTCAAGCGGGCGGTCACCCTCCGCCAGGAGCTGGACGAGGTGATCTGA